From a region of the Myxococcus fulvus genome:
- a CDS encoding MATE family efflux transporter, producing the protein MSLTTAQDPARMGLFRLTWPILLELLLFMMMGTADTLMLSGVSDDAVSAVGVVNQFLFICLLIMEVMSNGASVVVSQYLGARRSEEAARIAAVGITLNLLLGVTVSAGLLLGGDALLARMNLEGVVLAQARTYMGIAGGFIFLQALINVCSALIRTYGFTRESMFIAMGMNALHVGGNALLIFGLLGLPRLEVAGAAISTVVSRALALLVFVWLLYRVMDVRMKARDFVTFTSDMVRKILRVGVPSAVEQGTYQCCQAVFLYYVTFLGSTALASRQYANAISQYVFLFSLAVGMGTAIIVGRLVGAGRAEDAYRRVLQSLKWAVAITFVVDVAVILVRVPLVGMFTHDGDIVRLTTQVIVIGLLLETGRSFNLVLVNALRSAGDAPFTVYMGFLSMVCMSLPLGYVLVFKLHLGLAGVWLAVAADEWVRGISMWVRWRSRIWEQKSLVEPLAPVVEAPVVAAA; encoded by the coding sequence ATGTCCCTCACGACTGCGCAGGACCCCGCCAGGATGGGGCTGTTCCGGCTCACGTGGCCGATACTCCTGGAGCTCCTCCTCTTCATGATGATGGGAACGGCGGACACGCTGATGCTCAGCGGTGTGTCCGACGACGCCGTCTCCGCGGTGGGGGTCGTCAATCAGTTCCTGTTCATCTGTCTGCTCATCATGGAGGTGATGAGCAACGGCGCCTCCGTCGTCGTGTCCCAGTATCTGGGCGCGCGGCGCTCCGAGGAGGCGGCACGCATCGCCGCAGTGGGAATCACGCTGAACCTGCTGCTCGGCGTGACGGTGAGCGCGGGGCTGCTCCTGGGCGGGGACGCGCTGCTGGCGCGGATGAACCTGGAGGGCGTGGTGCTCGCGCAGGCGCGCACGTACATGGGCATCGCCGGAGGGTTCATCTTCCTCCAGGCGCTCATCAACGTGTGCTCCGCGCTCATCCGCACCTATGGCTTCACGCGCGAGTCCATGTTCATCGCGATGGGGATGAACGCGCTGCACGTGGGCGGCAACGCGCTGCTCATCTTCGGACTGTTGGGGCTGCCCCGGCTCGAGGTCGCGGGCGCGGCCATCTCCACGGTGGTGAGCCGCGCGCTGGCGCTGCTGGTGTTCGTGTGGCTCTTGTACCGGGTGATGGACGTGCGGATGAAGGCGCGCGACTTCGTCACGTTCACCTCGGACATGGTGCGGAAGATCCTCCGCGTGGGCGTGCCGTCCGCCGTCGAGCAGGGCACGTACCAGTGCTGCCAGGCGGTGTTCCTGTACTACGTGACGTTCCTGGGCTCGACGGCGCTGGCCTCACGGCAGTACGCGAACGCCATCTCCCAGTACGTGTTCCTGTTCAGCCTGGCCGTCGGCATGGGCACGGCCATCATCGTGGGACGGCTGGTGGGCGCGGGCCGCGCGGAGGATGCGTACCGACGGGTGCTCCAGAGCCTGAAGTGGGCGGTGGCCATCACGTTCGTCGTGGACGTGGCCGTCATCCTGGTCCGCGTGCCGCTGGTGGGGATGTTCACCCATGACGGCGACATCGTCCGGCTCACCACGCAGGTCATCGTGATTGGCTTGCTCTTGGAGACAGGGCGCTCGTTCAACCTGGTGCTGGTGAACGCGCTGCGCTCGGCGGGTGACGCGCCGTTCACCGTGTACATGGGCTTCCTGTCGATGGTCTGCATGAGCCTGCCGCTGGGCTACGTGCTCGTCTTCAAGCTCCACCTGGGGCTCGCGGGCGTGTGGCTGGCGGTCGCCGCGGATGAGTGGGTCCGCGGCATCTCCATGTGGGTCCGCTGGCGGTCTCGCATCTGGGAGCAGAAGTCCCTGGTCGAGCCCCTGGCCCCGGTGGTCGAAGCCCCCGTCGTCGCGGCGGCGTAG
- a CDS encoding DedA family protein: MVFGILVACGLGVPLPEDISLILGGFLAHKGAASLPVMMVVGFMGILVGDSLIFFAGRRLGGRLGRGTGGTQEAPKGGGGFFARIVTPEKRARVEGLFERHGQKIVCIARFMPGVRAVTYFTAGSVGMSYWRFIFWDGLAALLSAPVFIWLGFHFGGELDMLISKFKEGQYTVMGVLAVAAVGFFLWRRSRNKRLAAAQAQGNTAVTSSPVSNDEPSAPTSGPRNTVKGSGSDPLFKVASTSSPEKVTASVDPSRELMKH; encoded by the coding sequence ATGGTCTTCGGCATCCTCGTGGCCTGTGGCCTGGGCGTGCCGCTGCCTGAAGACATCTCGCTCATCCTGGGCGGCTTCCTGGCCCACAAGGGCGCGGCGAGCCTGCCGGTGATGATGGTGGTCGGCTTCATGGGCATCCTGGTGGGCGACAGCCTCATCTTCTTCGCCGGCCGCAGGCTGGGCGGGAGGCTGGGACGGGGCACGGGCGGCACCCAGGAGGCGCCCAAGGGCGGCGGAGGGTTCTTCGCGCGCATCGTCACGCCAGAGAAGCGCGCGCGCGTGGAGGGCCTCTTCGAGCGCCACGGGCAGAAGATCGTCTGCATCGCCCGCTTCATGCCGGGCGTGCGCGCGGTGACGTACTTCACCGCGGGCTCGGTGGGCATGTCCTACTGGCGCTTCATCTTCTGGGACGGCCTGGCCGCGCTCTTGTCCGCGCCGGTGTTCATCTGGCTCGGGTTCCACTTCGGTGGCGAGCTGGACATGCTCATCAGCAAGTTCAAGGAAGGCCAGTACACCGTGATGGGTGTGCTCGCCGTGGCCGCGGTGGGCTTCTTCCTGTGGCGCCGCAGCCGCAACAAGCGGCTGGCCGCCGCGCAGGCGCAGGGCAACACCGCGGTGACGTCCTCGCCCGTGTCCAACGACGAGCCCTCGGCGCCCACGTCCGGGCCCCGCAACACCGTGAAGGGCAGCGGCTCCGACCCGCTCTTCAAGGTCGCCTCCACCTCGTCGCCGGAGAAGGTCACCGCCTCGGTGGACCCGTCGCGCGAGTTGATGAAGCACTGA